One Hevea brasiliensis isolate MT/VB/25A 57/8 chromosome 6, ASM3005281v1, whole genome shotgun sequence genomic window, gaggtatttcaatacatggtcaactatcctagaggcttttgcagtcctctgtCTATAATAACCCCCAAAAGGTGCAATATCCTTCCAGAATTGAACAGGGTCATAAACAGCTTTGTCGCCACTCAATGTTTTTATACCCCgaatcctgaaaaccaaaaattgcattcatagcagccatgtctaactccctatcaattccAGCACATTGAAAATATATCATATCTTTATGTTCAGGCACTGTTGGTTTGAAACTCAACCTTAGGGAACTCAAAAATTCGAGGGTTAGatccttgtacactggttccctaatttTAGCAAAATCAGTCCAGCTAACAACATCCAAATAGGCAAATACAGAAtcataaatgcctaattctttcaaaatctgctcatccatatacttgtttgccaaaatagttttagaaagtaatttctcataggcctttttcatatccatatccctaaaagcccaaggtaatggagaaattacctcctcTATAGTATCTGCAGATGACGCAGGTGCTGGAGAGTGTAAGGGAGACTGAGTTATTGGTGTTTGGGTCACTGGTGCTGGAGTTTGTGAGGAAGACCTGGTCCTTTTGCTAACTGGTTCAGAGGACGGCTGAGGTGGAGAATTCAGGTCGAAAGGAACAGAGGGTACTCGTTTCCGTTTTCCGACAGGGGTTTTCTTAGGTTTACTTGCAGCCTTTTTTGTTTTGCCTTGGGTTTTCGTTTGAGTAGGCACAGGTTCAGGCGCTGGTTCTGGGGAATGGGAGTCGGGAATTGGTGTTTCATTTGGCGGCTCGGATTGCGGCGAGAGGGGAGTCGGCGGAATGAGAGGTGGTATTTGGCTTGGGGGTGGTGGCGGTGACTGAGGTGGTGGCGATTGTGGTAATGGCGGCGTTTGTGGTGGCGGTGACTGAGGGAGTGGCGGACTggggctggggttagggtttgtgggCAATGAAGATGGAGTACCCATTTTAGGTCGAAATTTGCTGAGTTTGGGTTTGTGGGAAGACCACATTTTAGTTCTTACCATTTTAATGGAAAGGAAGAAACCTTTCGGTTTCCTGTAAAAATTGCCGGAAGAAATGGCGTGAGAAAGGAGTTGATGAGGTTTATCGGGAGTGTGGGCGAAGCTTTTGGAAAATTGGCGGAAGTGCTGGGCCTTTTAAAATGTGGGGTAGACATGTGGTATTCTGGGCCATGCTTAGGGTTAGgcataaggttcagcagaatttgcttaagactctgcttaacaagcaatgtcatcagcaagtttcggcaggttttgaGAAAAATTGTGGTATTGcttaccaaaaacagtccaaaagctatggaatgctatcatgaccctcagcaattaccaaatacacacaaacaccataaaattgaggGATTTAAGTTCATCTCTCTCATAAACTTAGTAAGCATAGCACATGTTCATTTAGCTTTTTACAATCATTGTTCATTTTAAGCACCCATTGTGACTACCTTTTGGCACATTTAATGAAATGGCctcctttctaaacttataccaaaagcacattttcagcagcatttgagacaagttccaaTCAACCAAGAATTGCAGAAAAGATGTAAAAATTGACCTTTTTAATAGCATGAACAGTAGCATATACAGTAACCAAAATCTGCAGAATTCAAAAATTAGCAGCAATTCCAAACAAAAGCATGCAAAttcctatcagactacaaaattatatatacactaaaaggtgaaacttaacaaacattatttttgcacttcaataaagctctcatcagtcctaaatatcaaaattgatcctcattcaagttgcatttcacagaatttacacaaaacacaaaatcaaacatgcgctatcaagtagattgcaatatcagcaatttagcacaagtttaaaggtgttactgttcacaggcactgcataaagtgcagaattttgcttatacttgcttcttttcaattctttgtttttgccacaagtgtaaacttgccccatcttcatgaatgacctacaaaagataaacaaatgtcacttttgagattAATGGGGGTGAAAACTGAAATGAAATTAAATGGAAATTAAttaactataaaaggatacgcttgggttgcctcccaagaagcgcttgtttaaggtcttaagcttgaccttccactccaattcTCCTAAGTATCCCTGACTggagaaccaagccatgaaacctctacaaacttttgcgtgggttctccaacaatataatgttttaatctctgcccattaactttgaaagtccctaAGGTCTCATTgcctatctcaacagctccataggggtatacttttataacagtgtagtgccctgaccatcttgacttcaattttcctggaaataaccttaacctagagttgtataggagaacaacatcaccttcttgaaattctttcctcctaatatgcttatcatgccatctcttagttctttccttgtaaagcttggcattttcataagcgtccaatctaagctcctcaagttcatttagttgcagcattcttttttctcctgcagtttttaagtcaaagttcagtgtccttatggcccaatatgctctatgctccaactccaaaggtaaatgacaagccttcccataaaccaatctaaatggggtagTTCCGATAGGAGTTTTAAAggctgttctataggcccaaagagcatcatctaactttagtgaccaatctttcctcgaacaattcactgttttctcaagaattcttttcagctctctattggagatctccacttgaccattagtttgtggatggtagggtgttgcaaccttatgcttcacaccatatttttgcaataatctttcaaattgatggttgcaaaaatgagaacctccatcacttataatggcacgtggagttccaaatcttgtaaaatgaacttttaaggaatttaatcacaactcttacatcattagttggagatggtatagcttcaacccatttgcttacataatctactccaactaaaatgtatttgtgtcccaaggacgatggaaaaggtcccatgaaatcaatgccccacacatcaaataattccacttccaatatattttgaggggcatttcatctcacATAGAGATATTACCCATCCTATTACACCAAACACAAACAATTACAAACTTCCTCACAACCTAAAACAAGTGTGCCCAAAAGAACCCCGCTTGAAGAACTTTTCTcagtctttgtcacactcatatgacccccataaagtgaagaatggcaatctttgataacattccctatctcctcatcagctaaacatcttctaatcagcccatctccacatctcttgaacaaaaatggttcctcccaatcataatccttcacatcaaaaagaaatttcttcttttgctgccatgttaaatcaggtggaaggattccacacactagatagttcacaaaatctgcataccaaggtgtttttgcattcatgattactaacagttgctcatcaggaaaataatcatctattgggggtTCTTTTCCCAGAttgtctccttgttcttgcctcaatctagatagatgatctgctaccacattttctactcctttcttatctttaatttccaagtcaaactcttgaaggagtagcacccaccttatcaatataggtttagcctcttttttctgaaggagatacttgatagctgcatgatccgtGTATACTATGACCTTAGAtcccacaagataggacctgaatttgtctactgcaaatattactgccaaaaactctttctctgtagtagagtaatttatttgagcatcatctaaggtcctacttgcacaatatattgcatacaccttcttatctctcctttgtcccaaaacagccccaatggcataatcactagcatcgcacattaactcaaaaggtaatgaccaattgggtggctgcataataggagcagatatcaaagcttcctttatcctgcaaaaagc contains:
- the LOC131180676 gene encoding vegetative cell wall protein gp1-like, with product MGTPSSLPTNPNPSPSPPLPQSPPPQTPPLPQSPPPQSPPPPPSQIPPLIPPTPLSPQSEPPNETPIPDSHSPEPAPEPVPTQTKTQGKTKKAASKPKKTPVGKRKRVPSVPFDLNSPPQPSSEPVSKRTRSSSQTPAPVTQTPITQSPLHSPAPASSADTIEELD